Genomic DNA from Euwallacea similis isolate ESF13 chromosome 11, ESF131.1, whole genome shotgun sequence:
AACTGGCTGACAAAACACTGGAATCTGCTGAAGACATCACTGCAGCTGAAACAGCCCCAAGGCCCAGGAAAGAAACAAAATCCGGAGTTAAATACTGCAACACCATTGGGAGAATCATTCCAGTCTCTTCAGTGGTCAATGGAAATGGACCTTTGTACTCtgtttcattccatgctattttcaaacaaaactaGTTTCATTAACTGGACAAACAAGCACCGAAAAGCGCCTTACCGGTGGCCTTAGCAATAGCGCCAATCATCACAGGAGGTATAGCCATTATGCCACACCCAAATGCAGCTACGTAGCTGAGCAATTGCGCTCTCTCGGCCGATTTACTGGAAAGCACTCGCTGGAAGTAAACTTGCCATGGGATGCCTCCGAAGATCAACAGAAGGCCGTAATCTATGTAAGAAGGCAAATCTCCAGATTCTATTTTTCCTATCCAGTCGTGTTCGGTTGTAGACAGGGGCCGAACATGTTCATTTGTCCATGCGAATGGGATGCACATCCACAAACCGATGAAGATGCAGAATAGCTGGATGACGTCGGTGTAGGCAACAGCATACAGCCCACCGAAGAGGGTATAGAGAACAGCGATGCAGGCGCTGAATATGACACTAGTGCGATGATCCATATCTATGATCACTGATAAGGTGGCTCCGAGGGCTGCAAGAATACCAGCCGCCCAGAAGaccttaaagaaaaaatgacaattttaaatggaatttttacgtttttggaaaaactggATCTTATTGAGAGATGATAAATCCAAATATAAAAACGgtgttaaacaaaaaatgaaaacggAAGCTTGAGATACACTCGGTCAGTTCTAATTATCGTAGATCGGTCATGAAAAGATTAGTAGATTTAGTAGGCATTGCATTCTGAGGCCATTTTGACTCAGAGGAGTAATTTTCTTATCCTTCAAAGCCCTTCTTCAGTGTACACAAAGCAGTAGGAACAGAAGTATTTTACAAATCATTTGCACTAAAAGAAATGGAAAAGTCGACCCTCGACGATTGTCCTCATGAATCTTGATGAAATTCTTGtacgtaataaaatttttgccgCAAAAACTCGAACTGCACAAtcaatatctaggaaacttCTATGTAGGtcaaaagaataaatttataccGTCCAAGGGCCTGCAAcctttgaatattaaaatgagTTTCCAAGGCGAGATTATGAATTCCCAGACATGATCCCTGCTAATTAGCCAtgaactaatttttaacaggTTTTAAGTACCAAGAACGTGTTCGGATTTAACTAGGTGCTTACCTCACCACACAAGGCAGGCAGAAAGAGCAACCCCCCCATTCGCTCCCCGAAGCAATCCTGAAGAGGGTCCAACATGGTGATGTATCCTTGTTGTCTCATTTTATTGGCAAAAAATATTCCTCCAAATACCAAACTTAGGGCATAGCCGAATGGGGCTTGGCACCAAATTAGACCTGAGGTATATACTGCTTCTGCTGTTCCGTTAATGTAACCACCACCCACCCATGTAGCTGAAACAacgtaaatataaaaaattcactttcCTTATTTTAGAGATTTATGTTTACCCGTCATGGTAAATATTCCAACAAACAGGCCGATGTTGCGACCAGCGAGCATTACTTCTTCTTCAGAATCATTTCCTTCTTCCTTTTTTCTGCCAGCCCACACACCTACAGCCAAAATTAGCACGTAGAAGATGACGATGGATATGACTCCTGCGATATTGATCATGATGATTTTTGGTAGAGGGGATGTTCAGAGCCTaaggaaaacacaaaaaaaatggaataataAAGGATTTTGTTTTGGAAAAGTACTTGGAATACTTTAGTTGCTACGTTGTACAATAGT
This window encodes:
- the ChT gene encoding high-affinity choline transporter 1 → MINIAGVISIVIFYVLILAVGVWAGRKKEEGNDSEEEVMLAGRNIGLFVGIFTMTATWVGGGYINGTAEAVYTSGLIWCQAPFGYALSLVFGGIFFANKMRQQGYITMLDPLQDCFGERMGGLLFLPALCGEVFWAAGILAALGATLSVIIDMDHRTSVIFSACIAVLYTLFGGLYAVAYTDVIQLFCIFIGLWMCIPFAWTNEHVRPLSTTEHDWIGKIESGDLPSYIDYGLLLIFGGIPWQVYFQRVLSSKSAERAQLLSYVAAFGCGIMAIPPVMIGAIAKATAWNETEYKGPFPLTTEETGMILPMVLQYLTPDFVSFLGLGAVSAAVMSSADSSVLSASSMFARNVYKLIFRQKASEMEIIWVMRVSILVVGFLATVMALTIPSIYGLWSMCSDLVYVILFPQLLMVVHFKDYCNTYGSLAAYIMAFLVRISGGEPLMHLPAFIHFPGYDEVQKVQKFPFRTAAMMLSLITLVGVSWGTKYVFETGRLAPGYDLFHCVVNIPEDIQRVGEPAEEGEQMAVMTSGAMGKVYGAATLVGKDERNGRINPALEADDDIPAAEIDRLRSSVSSAGGGGKNVPAIHPLDNYQTKL